The window ACTCACCGGGCTTGGTCTGAAAGAATCTAAAGATTTAGTCGACGGCGCTCCGAGCGAAATCAAAAAAGGTGTAACAAAAGACGAAGCTGACGCTTTGAAAAAACAACTTGAAGAGGCAGGAGCTGAAGTTGAACTTAAATAAAATTTGCCTTTCAAGAGGTTAATTTGGTTAGGAATCTTCGAACGGAAGATTCTTAACCTTTTGTGTCAATACATATTAGGTTCAAAAAATCACTCTCATGTCTTCAAATAACACCAACCAACGAATCAATTTTGCGTCGATAAAAAACCCGCTTGATTTTCCTGATTTTCTGGAGATTCAGCTCAAATCGTTTCAAGATTTTTTGCAGCTCGACGCCCCCCCCGAAAGCAGAAAAAATGAAGGATTGTATAAGGTTTTCACGGAGAATTTCCCCATTGCGGATACCCGGAACAACTTCGTCCTTGAATTTCTAGATTATTTTGTTGATCCGCCACGCTACACTATCGAGGAGTGTATAGACAGAGGGCTTACCTACAGTGTTCCGCTGAAGGCTAAACTTTACCTCTACTGTACCGACCCCGATCACGAAGATTTTGCACCCGTTATTCAGGACGTTTATTTGGGGACCATTCCATACATGACCGACAAGGGCACCTTTATCATCAACGGAGCAGAAAGGGTTATCGTTTCACAGCTGCACCGTTCGCCCGGTGTATTTTTCGGTCAGAGTGTACACGCCAACGGAACTCTCCTCTATTCTGCCAGGATTATACCGTTCAAAGGTTCATGGATTGAGTTTGCTACGGACATCAACAACGTGATGTATGCCTACATAGACAGGAAGAAGAAACTGCCCGTAACCACATTGCTTCGTTCTATCGGTTTTGAAAGCGACAAGGATATCCTAGAAATCTTCGACCTTGCCGAAGAGGTGAAAGTAAGCAAAGCCAACCTGAAAAAAGTCATCGGCAGAAAATTGGCAGCCCGCGTGCTGAAATCGTGGATGGAAGACTTCGTGGATGAAGACACCGGCGAAGTAACCTCCATCGAGCGTAATGAAGTGATTATTGAACGGGAAACCATTTTGGACCAGGAACATATCGATGACATCCTCGAATCGGGTGTATCCTCCATCCTGCTACATAAGGAGACTCCCAATTCGTCTGATTACTCTATCATATATAACACGCTCCAAAAAGACCCCAGCAACACGGAGATCGATGCCATCCGGCACATCTACCGTCAGCTTCGCAGTGCTGAACCGGCAGACGACGCCAGCGCCCGCGAAGTGATCAACAACCTCTTCTTTTCAGAGAAAAGGTACGACCTTGGGGATGTTGGGCGTTACAGAATGAACAAGAAACTGGGTCTCAATATCGACGAAAATATTCGTGTCTTGACGAAAGAAGACATCATTGAGATCATCAAATACCTTATCGAACTGGTTAACTCCAAAGCTGTGGTGGATGATATCGACCACCTGAGCAACCGGCGTGTCCGCACCGTCGGGGAGCAACTCTACTCCCAATTCGGCGTCGGATTGAACCGTATGGCCCGTATCATCCGTGAAAGGATGAACGTGCGCGACAATGAGGTCTTCACCCCGATCGACCTGATCAATGCGAAGACCATCTCCTCGGTTATCAACACCTTCTTCGGCACCCATGCACTCTCTCAGTTCATGGACCAGACCAATCCGCTGGCGGAGATAACCAACAAGCGTCGTCTCTCTGCATTGGGACCTGGCGGTCTCTCTCGCGAACGTGCCGGTTTCGAGGTGCGCGACGTACACTATACGCACTACGGACGTCTCTGTCCGATTGAAACACCGGAAGGACCCAATATCGGTCTGATCTCCTCGCTTTGCGTCTATGCCAAGATCAACGATCTAGGTTTTATCGAGACACCCTACCGCAAAGTTGAGAACGGCGTGGTAAACACCAACAACGACGAAGTGGTTTACCTTTCGGCCGAAGAGGAGGAAAACAAAGTGGTTGCACAGGGAAATGCTCCGCTGAATGAGAAAGGAGAATTTATCCTGCCACGCGTCAAGGCGAGGTTGGAGGCAGACTACCCGGTGGTTGCACCCGAAGAGGTGGACCTGATGGATGTCTCGCCCATGCAGATTGCCTCCATCGCCGCGTCACTGATTCCGTTCCTCGAGCACGATGACGCAAACCGTGCGCTGATGGGATCGAACATGATGCGCCAGGCGGTACCGCTTATCAAAAGTGAGGCGCCAATCGTAGCCACCGGAATTGAAGGCCGGCTGGTGAAGGATTCACGCACACAGCTGATGGCTGAAGGTGACGGAGAGGTTATCTACGTGGATGCCACCACCATCAAGATTAAA of the Petrimonas mucosa genome contains:
- the rpoB gene encoding DNA-directed RNA polymerase subunit beta — protein: MSSNNTNQRINFASIKNPLDFPDFLEIQLKSFQDFLQLDAPPESRKNEGLYKVFTENFPIADTRNNFVLEFLDYFVDPPRYTIEECIDRGLTYSVPLKAKLYLYCTDPDHEDFAPVIQDVYLGTIPYMTDKGTFIINGAERVIVSQLHRSPGVFFGQSVHANGTLLYSARIIPFKGSWIEFATDINNVMYAYIDRKKKLPVTTLLRSIGFESDKDILEIFDLAEEVKVSKANLKKVIGRKLAARVLKSWMEDFVDEDTGEVTSIERNEVIIERETILDQEHIDDILESGVSSILLHKETPNSSDYSIIYNTLQKDPSNTEIDAIRHIYRQLRSAEPADDASAREVINNLFFSEKRYDLGDVGRYRMNKKLGLNIDENIRVLTKEDIIEIIKYLIELVNSKAVVDDIDHLSNRRVRTVGEQLYSQFGVGLNRMARIIRERMNVRDNEVFTPIDLINAKTISSVINTFFGTHALSQFMDQTNPLAEITNKRRLSALGPGGLSRERAGFEVRDVHYTHYGRLCPIETPEGPNIGLISSLCVYAKINDLGFIETPYRKVENGVVNTNNDEVVYLSAEEEENKVVAQGNAPLNEKGEFILPRVKARLEADYPVVAPEEVDLMDVSPMQIASIAASLIPFLEHDDANRALMGSNMMRQAVPLIKSEAPIVATGIEGRLVKDSRTQLMAEGDGEVIYVDATTIKIKYNRTEEEEFTSFEDAVKTYSIPKFRKTNQNTTIDLRPICRVGQKVTKGDILTEGFATENGELALGRNLKVAFMPWKGYNFEDAIVLNERLVSEDIFTSVHVEEFSLEVRETKRGLEELTSDIPNVSEEATKDLDEHGIIRVGARVKPGDILIGKITPKGESDPSPEEKLLRAIFGDKAGDVKDASLKASPSLKGVVINTNLFSKAAKKGKSKLSNKALLPKLDEEYENKMEELRKLLIDKLLHLTEGKTSAGVKDYTNMDIVPKGARFTHKVLADIDYQSVQLSKWTNDAHKNQLIRTTVINYLRKHKELDAELKRKRFDLTIGDELPSGIMQIAKVYVAKKRKIQVGDKMAGRHGNKGIVSKIVRAEDMPFLADGTPVDIVLNPLGVPSRMNLGQIFETVLGWAGQELGVKFATPIFDGASLEDLNEWTDKAGIPRYGKTYLYDGGTGERFDQPATVGVIYMLKLGHMVEDKMHARSIGPYSLITQQPLGGKAQFGGQRFGEMEVWALEAFGASHILQEILTIKSDDVVGRSKAYEAIVKGEPMPQPGIPESLNVLLHELKGLGLSVELD